In the Leishmania infantum JPCM5 genome chromosome 2 genome, one interval contains:
- a CDS encoding metallo-peptidase, Clan MG, Family M24 → MIMKASGAAVLHAVREKMQEATVAALIVPSSDAHNSEYVATHLQARAFISHFHGSAGTALITMEKALLWTDGRYWLAAEEEKYPEFDLMKQGKPEVPSLEEWIAVNLGSKAVVGMNPYVATVAEWERLSKRINLRPVANIVQDMMPPEKNVQRMYVRPVEFCGATCQERRAAILAELEKEDCDLIILSALDEIAWLTNLRGGDVDYNPVFYAYAVIDKHYENVRLYVNPDKVTDAVHQACEDHIDFYPYEQFEADLKQLPQGRKALVDERQTSEAVFRILKDVGTETVRVVCGPAQKLKGVKNEVELQGFRDCHVRDGAALTRYLAWLHDQVANKGATDLNEYDAATKLEEFRAQGEHFVQLSFGSISSIGPNGAMCHYSPAETGSATIRKDQLYLIDSGAHYWDGTTDVTRTICFTAPSDEQREAYTLVLKGHIALNSIVFPKGTSGARLDTLARMALWGVGLDYAHGTGHGVGSFLNVHEGPHGIGIRPVATGANMELHSIVSNEPGYYKDGHYGIRIENLEEVVECRTKYSATGFYTMSHLTMAPLCRDLIDVSLLTETERAWVDRYHAKVVASIMPHLQKAGDQNAIEYLKYHTQPLCAVNEAYTLLSPDGKGAK, encoded by the coding sequence ATGATAATGAAGGCttctggcgctgccgtgctgcacgCGGTGCGTGAGAAGATGCAGGAGGCCACCGTGGCCGCACTCATCGTCcccagcagcgacgcgcacaACAGCGAGTACGTGGCGACGCACCTGCAGGCTCGCGCATTCATCTCTCACttccacggcagcgccggcaccgccctCATCACGATGGAGAAGGCGCTCCTGTGGACAGACGGACGCTACTGGTtggccgcggaggaggagaagtaCCCCGAGTTTGATCTCATGAAGCAAGGCAAGCCAGAGGTCCCGTCGCTCGAGGAGTGGATTGCCGTCAATCTCGGCTCCAAAGCAGTTGTTGGCATGAACCCGTACGTCGCCACGGTGGCGGAGTGGGAACGGCTGAGCAAGCGGATCAATCTGCGTCCGGTGGCAAACATCGTTCAGGACATGATGCCACCGGAGAAGAACGTGCAAAGAATGTACGTGCGTCCCGTTGAGTTCTGCGGTGCCACCTGCCaggagcggcgcgccgcgattCTCGcagagctggagaaggaggacTGCGACCTGATCATTCTCTCCGCACTGGATGAGATCGCGTGGCTCACGAatctgcgcggcggcgacgtggatTACAACCCCGTCTTCTACGCGTACGCTGTGATTGACAAGCACTACGAAAACGTGCGCCTCTACGTGAACCCGGACAAGGTGACAGACGCAGTGCATCAGGCGTGCGAGGATCACATCGACTTCTACCCGTACGAGCAGTTCGAGGCGGATCTCAAGCAGCTACCACAGGGTCGCAAGGCCCTCGTCGACGAGCGCCAGACGAGCGAGGCCGTCTTTCGCATCTTGAAGGATGTCGGCACCGAGACGGTGCGTGTCGTTTGCGGCCCGGCGCAGAAGTTGAAGGGGGTCAAGAATGAGGTCGAGCTCCAGGGCTTCCGCGACTGCCACGTacgcgacggtgccgcgctgACGCGCTACCTTGCCTGGCTGCACGACCAGGTCGCGAACAAGGGTGCGACGGACCTGAACGAGTACGACGCGGCCACGAAGCTCGAGGAGTTCCGCGCGCAGGGGGAACACTTTGTGCAGCTCAGTTTTGGCTCCATCTCGTCCATTGGCCCTAACGGGGCGATGTGCCACTACAGCCCCGCCGAGACGGGCTCTGCCACCATTCGCAAGGACCAGCTGTACTTAATCGACAGCGGTGCGCACTACTGGGACGGTACCACCGATGTGACGCGCACCATCTGCTTCACAGCGCCGAGTGATGAGCAGCGCGAGGCCTACACGCTTGTCCTCAAAGGGCATATTGCACTCAACAGCATTGTTTTTCCCAAGGGCACAAGCGGTGCCCGTCTCGACACCCTGGCGCGTATGGCGCTCTGGGGCGTGGGACTGGACTACGCCCACGGCACCGGGCATGGCGTGGGATCCTTCCTCAACGTGCACGAGGGCCCCCACGGAATCGGCATTCGTCCAGTTGCCACGGGGGCGAACATGGAGCTGCACTCCATCGTGTCGAACGAGCCTGGCTACTACAAGGACGGGCACTACGGCATCCGCATTGAGAACCTCGAGGAGGTGGTCGAGTGTCGGACCAAGTACAGCGCAACCGGCTTCTACACCATGTCGCACCTCACGATGGCGCCTCTGTGCCGCGACCTCATCGACGTGAGCCTCCTCACAGAGACGGAGCGCGCCTGGGTAGACCGATACCACGCCAAGGTGGTGGCGAGCATCATGCCGCACCTGCAAAAGGCAGGCGACCAGAACGCCATCGAGTACCTCAAATACCACACGCAACCTCTCTGTGCGGTGAATGAGGCGTACACCCTGCTCAGCCCAGACGGGAAAGGTGCTAAGTGA
- a CDS encoding putative cytochrome b-domain protein, which translates to MPTVYTRDQVAEHNSKESGWLIINNGVYDVSDFYDDHPGGRDILLAHIGTDATEGFEAVNHSRGAVRRLEKLKVGELPENERRRYITLEQVAAKKSAAGAWLVIHNKVYDVTPFLDLHPGGRDILLYSAGGDATQAFTDNGHSDTAYQMMGKYVVGDLEPSERKTLVNRKATGAKQAATTQMLHVKNENASLLLHIQEQLRLLMALALFVIAGVFLLS; encoded by the coding sequence ATGCCGACAGTCTACACCAGGGATCAGGTGGCGGAGCACAACAGCAAGGAGAGTGGCTGGCTCATCATCAATAACGGCGTGTACGATGTGAGCGATTTCTACGACGACCACCCTGGAGGTCGCGACATTCTTCTCGCTCACATTGGCACCGATGCCACGGAGGGCTTCGAGGCGGTAAACCACAGCAGAGGAGCCGTGCGCAGGCTAGAGAAGCTCAAGGTTGGCGAGCTGCCCGAAAACGAGCGTCGCCGCTACATCACCCTGGAGCAGGTCGCTGCCAAAAAGTCGGCTGCCGGCGCGTGGCTCGTCATCCATAACAAAGTGTACGATGTCACCCCGTTTCTGGACCTGCATCCCGGCGGCCGCGACATCTTGCTCtacagcgccggcggtgacgcgACGCAGGCCTTCACGGACAACGGGCACAGCGACACGGCCTATCAAATGATGGGCAAATACGTCGTTGGCGATCTGGAGCCGAGTGAGCGCAAGACGCTCGTCAACCGAAAGGCCACAGGCGCGAAACAGGCAGCTACGACGCAGATGCTTCACGTGAAGAACGAGAACGCatccctccttctccacatTCAGGAGCAGCTGAGGCTGCTCATGGCTCTGGCACTATTCGTCATCGCGGGCGTCTTCCTTCTCAGCTAG